The following proteins come from a genomic window of Macrobrachium nipponense isolate FS-2020 chromosome 18, ASM1510439v2, whole genome shotgun sequence:
- the LOC135196707 gene encoding C-type lectin domain family 4 member C-like, whose translation MSIMKSLLFALPLLVLLLTPAVDMATVSSTACCPDNFTTLEGRCIFIATDYFFAPSMVPGKNWTRARELCTSMFGEGDLWKADLPIIDVPFLAAFSSHIVQNLPGMKGYIYWVGSEKVNGQWKWIDGTPISNTSYLWHISHPASALSDVPSGAFNRFYMYEYESPSWGPSYLCEAKRR comes from the exons ATGAGCATCATGAAGTCCCTTCTCTTTGCTTTACCACTGCTGGTGCTCCTCCTGACGCCAGCTGTGGACATGGCGACGGTGTCATCCACAG CTTGCTGCCCCGACAACTTCACAACGCTGGAAGGACGGTGCATTTTCATCGCTACCGATTACTTCTTTGCCCCGAGCATGGTACCTGGTAAGAACTGGACCAGGGCACGTGAACTCTGCACTTCGATGTTCGGAGAGGGTGACCTCTGGAAAGCCGACCTGCCCATCATTGACGTTCCATTTCTGGCGGCGTTTTCTTCTCACATTGTTCAAAACTTGCCAG GGATGAAAGGATATATTTACTGGGTCGGTTCAGAGAAGGTTAATGGCCAGTGGAAGTGGATTGACGGGACGCCCATCAGCAACACGTCTTACCT GTGGCACATCTCTCATCCAGCATCCGCCTTATCTGACG TTCCCTCGGGGGCATTCAATCGCTTCTACATGTATGAGTACGAGTCGCCCTCGTGGGGGCCGTCTTACCTCTGCGAGGCCAAGAGGAGGTAA